Proteins found in one Geomonas subterranea genomic segment:
- a CDS encoding UDP-N-acetylmuramoyl-tripeptide--D-alanyl-D-alanine ligase, with the protein MAMFTLKEIAEATGGRLIGEGQTVVSGVSTDSRQVAPGELFVALNGERFDGHDFIGTAAGRGVTTFLMAESWLAGNGVPAGACGVAVKDTLRALGDLAAWHRRRFDLKVVAVTGSNGKTTTKEMLAGILAQTGPGLKTEGNLNNLIGLPLTLFRLTGRERWAVVEIGMSEFGEIDRLAEIAEPQVGVITNAFPAHLETLGSVEGVARAKGELFLRLKQGAVAVYNVDDPLISACPTHLNVTRLTFGLRGAEISSASIRSLGKEGESFTLRLPDGEEQVTLRAYGRHNIYNALAAAAAAHALGVSGAVIRQGLEEFTPYDKRFQLEDVAGVTLIDDSYNANPASMAAALTTLKDVAGGARCAAVLGDMLELGLGTEEAHRELGGKAAASVERLFLLGELAREVAKGALEAGLPAERIVHAASHEELSRELIAWLEPGDCVLFKGSRGMKMDKVATAVKEALAPTKQGGHD; encoded by the coding sequence ATGGCGATGTTCACGCTTAAGGAAATAGCCGAGGCGACCGGCGGTAGATTGATCGGCGAGGGGCAGACCGTAGTCTCAGGCGTCTCCACCGACTCGCGCCAGGTGGCCCCGGGCGAGCTGTTCGTGGCGCTCAACGGCGAGCGCTTCGACGGCCACGACTTCATCGGTACGGCGGCCGGACGCGGCGTCACCACCTTCCTCATGGCCGAGAGCTGGCTTGCCGGCAACGGTGTTCCGGCGGGCGCCTGCGGCGTCGCCGTCAAGGACACCCTGCGCGCCCTTGGCGACCTGGCCGCCTGGCACCGCCGCCGCTTCGACCTCAAGGTGGTGGCGGTGACCGGCAGCAACGGCAAGACCACTACCAAGGAGATGCTGGCGGGCATCCTGGCCCAGACCGGTCCCGGCTTGAAAACCGAGGGGAACCTGAACAACCTGATCGGCCTGCCGCTCACCCTGTTCCGCCTCACCGGGCGCGAGCGCTGGGCGGTGGTCGAAATCGGCATGAGCGAGTTCGGCGAGATAGACCGGCTGGCCGAGATCGCCGAGCCGCAGGTGGGGGTCATCACCAACGCCTTCCCGGCGCACCTGGAGACCCTGGGGAGCGTTGAAGGTGTGGCGCGCGCCAAAGGTGAGCTGTTCCTGCGCCTGAAACAGGGCGCGGTCGCCGTCTACAACGTGGACGATCCGCTCATCTCGGCCTGCCCGACCCACCTCAACGTGACCCGGCTCACCTTCGGCCTGCGCGGCGCCGAGATTTCCTCCGCCTCCATCAGGAGCCTCGGTAAAGAGGGGGAGAGCTTCACCTTGCGGCTTCCCGACGGCGAGGAGCAGGTGACGCTCAGGGCCTACGGCCGGCATAACATCTACAACGCCCTGGCCGCGGCGGCAGCCGCACATGCGCTGGGCGTGTCCGGAGCGGTGATCCGCCAGGGGCTCGAGGAATTCACCCCCTACGACAAGCGCTTCCAGCTCGAGGACGTCGCCGGGGTGACGCTCATCGACGACAGCTACAACGCCAACCCCGCCTCCATGGCGGCCGCCCTCACCACCTTGAAGGACGTGGCCGGCGGCGCGAGATGCGCGGCGGTCCTGGGCGACATGCTGGAGCTTGGCCTGGGCACCGAGGAGGCACACCGGGAGCTCGGCGGCAAGGCGGCGGCGAGCGTGGAGCGTCTCTTCCTTTTGGGAGAGCTGGCCCGGGAGGTCGCCAAGGGTGCGCTGGAAGCGGGGCTCCCGGCAGAGCGGATCGTGCACGCGGCGAGCCACGAGGAGCTATCCCGCGAACTGATCGCCTGGCTCGAACCCGGCGACTGCGTCCTCTTCAAGGGGTCGCGCGGCATGAAGATGGACAAGGTGGCGACGGCGGTAAAAGAGGCGCTGGCACCCACGAAACAAGGGGGGCATGACTGA
- a CDS encoding UDP-N-acetylmuramoyl-L-alanyl-D-glutamate--2,6-diaminopimelate ligase — MNLRQLLACVPDAKPTGDDAVEITSLCYDSRQVTPGALFFALRGVKSDGTEFVASAVKGGAVAIIADRPCAVAGVTCVEVPDARRAMSLMAAVFYGTPTGDIPLVGITGTNGKTTTTYLVEGIMERAGVPAAVLGTISYRFGDTSIPAPNTTPESVDLQRILRELVDQGAKGAVMEVSSHSLEQRRADGCIFDVAIFTNLTRDHLDYHVDMESYYQSKLRLFTDLLTPNVHKPLRRAVVNLDDPYGARIAAESAAPVLTYAVDGPADLSVAEVNFSVHGIRCRLNSPVGEININSDLLGRFNLYNIMGAVGAGLALGVPREAIEAGIEGHKKVPGRLERVPNEQGIIVLVDYAHTGDALENVLSTIAELKTDRIITLFGCGGDRDKGKRPVMGEIAARYSDLAIVTSDNPRTEDPEAILADVRAGIPAGLKEYSLEELEGGVREKGFATIESRRTAVRAAILAARPGDIVLLAGKGHEDYQIVGTEKFHFDDREEAAAALKLRA; from the coding sequence CCTCTTCTTCGCCCTGCGCGGCGTGAAGAGCGACGGGACCGAATTCGTGGCATCCGCTGTAAAGGGGGGGGCGGTCGCAATTATTGCGGACCGCCCCTGCGCCGTTGCCGGGGTCACCTGTGTCGAGGTCCCCGATGCGCGCCGCGCCATGAGCCTCATGGCCGCGGTCTTCTACGGCACGCCGACCGGTGACATCCCGCTGGTCGGCATCACAGGCACCAACGGCAAGACCACCACCACCTATCTGGTCGAGGGGATCATGGAGCGTGCCGGCGTACCGGCCGCGGTGCTCGGTACCATAAGCTACCGCTTCGGGGATACCAGCATCCCCGCCCCCAACACCACCCCGGAATCGGTCGACCTGCAGCGGATCCTCAGGGAACTCGTGGACCAGGGGGCGAAGGGGGCGGTGATGGAGGTCTCCTCGCACTCGCTGGAGCAGCGCCGGGCGGACGGCTGCATCTTCGACGTGGCCATCTTCACCAACCTGACCCGCGACCACCTCGACTACCACGTGGACATGGAGTCCTACTACCAGAGTAAGCTCCGGCTCTTCACCGACCTTTTGACCCCGAACGTGCACAAGCCGCTTAGGCGCGCCGTGGTGAACCTGGACGACCCGTACGGGGCGAGGATCGCCGCCGAGTCGGCGGCTCCGGTCCTCACCTACGCCGTCGACGGCCCGGCCGACCTGAGCGTCGCCGAGGTGAACTTCTCGGTGCACGGCATCCGCTGCCGGCTCAACTCACCGGTTGGCGAGATCAACATCAACTCCGACCTCCTGGGGCGCTTCAACCTGTACAACATCATGGGCGCCGTGGGCGCCGGTCTCGCGCTGGGGGTCCCCAGGGAGGCGATCGAGGCGGGGATCGAGGGGCACAAGAAGGTGCCGGGACGCCTGGAGCGGGTACCCAACGAGCAGGGGATCATCGTCCTCGTGGACTACGCCCATACCGGCGACGCCCTGGAGAACGTGCTCTCCACCATAGCGGAGCTGAAGACGGACCGGATCATCACCCTCTTCGGTTGCGGCGGCGACCGCGACAAGGGAAAGCGCCCGGTCATGGGTGAGATCGCCGCCCGCTATAGCGACCTCGCCATCGTCACCTCTGACAACCCGCGCACCGAGGACCCCGAGGCGATCCTCGCGGACGTCAGGGCGGGGATCCCGGCCGGCCTCAAGGAGTACAGCCTGGAAGAGCTGGAGGGGGGCGTGCGCGAGAAGGGGTTCGCCACCATCGAGTCCCGGCGTACCGCGGTGCGCGCCGCCATCCTGGCCGCGCGCCCGGGGGACATCGTCCTCCTGGCGGGGAAGGGGCACGAGGATTACCAGATCGTCGGCACCGAGAAATTCCACTTCGACGACAGAGAAGAGGCGGCCGCGGCCCTGAAGCTCAGGGCGTAA